The following proteins are encoded in a genomic region of Sesamum indicum cultivar Zhongzhi No. 13 linkage group LG8, S_indicum_v1.0, whole genome shotgun sequence:
- the LOC105167238 gene encoding U-box domain-containing protein 30-like — MPIFQPSRKDGIVGFEGGGDGRILDLDTAVKDGILGGVPVGSYAGGFGEKLDLKKMIEELNLPQVPSVFICPISLEPMQDPVTLCTGQTYERSNILKWFSLGHYTCPTTMQELWDDTVTPNNTLYHLTYTWFSQKYVQMKKRSEDAQGRASELLTTLKKVKGQSRIQTLKELRQLVATHSTARKTVVDEGGLSLLSSLLGPFTSYAVGSEVIAVLVNLSLSSESKTNLMQPAKVSSIVDVLNEGSVETKVNCVRLIETLMEEKDFRTEIVSSHCLLVALMRLVRDKRHPIGHLPGLGLLKLICSHKQVRSLIVSIGAIPQLLELIPISGPDCVELALFILDVLSSVPEGRQALKDCSNTIPTLVKLLMRISESCTDYALSILCSVCKLSPEECSLIAVDAGLAAKLLLVIQSGCSPVLKQRAAELLKLCSLNYSDTIFISKCKLTRTIQ, encoded by the coding sequence ATGCCTATATTTCAGCCCTCAAGAAAAGATGGGATTGTTGGGTTTGAGGGTGGTGGAGATGGGCGTATATTGGATCTAGATACTGCAGTTAAAGATGGAATATTGGGTGGAGTTCCGGTTGGGAGTTACGCCGGTGGGTTTGGGGAAAAGTTGGATCTGAAGAAGATGATTGAAGAGCTAAATTTGCCTCAAGTTCCATCCGTGTTTATATGCCCCATTTCACTTGAACCCATGCAAGACCCTGTTACCCTTTGCACTGGCCAAACCTATGAGAGGTCCAACATTCTCAAATGGTTTAGTCTGGGCCACTACACTTGTCCCACTACTATGCAAGAGCTTTGGGATGATACTGTTACTCCCAACAATACTCTCTATCATTTAACTTACACTTGGTTTTCTCAAAAGTATGTGCAAATGAAGAAGAGATCCGAAGATGCACAGGGAAGGGCATCAGAGCTTCTCACCACCCTTAAGAAGGTTAAGGGCCAATCAAGAATCCAAACCCTCAAGGAGCTCCGCCAACTCGTGGCGACTCATTCGACTGCTAGGAAGACAGTTGTTGATGAAGGTGGCTTATCTCTTCTTTCATCATTACTCGGTCCATTTACTTCTTATGCTGTAGGCTCTGAAGTTATAGCGGTTCTTGTGAATTTGTCTCTAAGTTCTGAATCAAAGACAAATTTGATGCAACCCGCAAAGGTATCATCCATTGTAGATGTTTTGAATGAAGGGTCTGTTGAAACAAAAGTCAATTGTGTTCGGTTGATTGAAACATTGATGGAGGAAAAGGATTTCCGAACGGAGATTGTCTCAAGCCATTGCTTATTAGTTGCTTTGATGAGGCTGGTGAGGGATAAGAGACACCCCATTGGACATTTGCCTGGGCTTGGTCTTCTCAAGTTAATTTGCTCACATAAGCAAGTCCGGAGTTTGATAGTGAGCATTGGAGCAATACCACAATTGTTAGAACTGATACCTATTTCGGGTCCAGATTGTGTGGAGCTAGCCCTGTTCATATTAGATGTCCTATCCTCTGTGCCAGAAGGGAGACAAGCTTTGAAAGATTGCTCAAACACAATACCCACTTTGGTCAAATTACTAATGAGAATTTCAGAAAGCTGTACCGATTATGCACTTTCGATCTTGTGTTCTGTATGCAAACTCTCCCCTGAGGAGTGCTCCTTGATAGCTGTGGATGCAGGTCTAGCAGCGAAGCTCCTTCTTGTCATCCAAAGTGGCTGCAGTCCTGTTCTTAAGCAGCGGGCAGCTGAGCTTTTGAAGCTTTGCAGTCTAAATTATTCGGATACCATCTTCATTTCCAAATGCAAGTTGACCAGAACGATCCAATGA
- the LOC105167239 gene encoding uncharacterized protein LOC105167239 yields the protein METATYPISYALRLCGGATTTANTTITHSTSTTAKLPHHVYAKRLCSSNSLLASPTICHFYSFTSKFNKRLQSDRFIGSASLQDTPESNPSQKFALLLEVERVLMDVYRLGNRQAFNVAFRKLGLDCANWTEPVYMDLVRKCAGDEERMLILYFNRIGWPTSVATNEKGTFMKNVLREKKNALDDLVMSKAFSLRPGVEEFIDDACAEGVPVVILTAYGISGEKVARSIVEKLGTDRMSKTKIVGDDEVKQSFYGQLVFGKGVSSSLDEQLANEVSRAASAERQRIAEEVASMLKLKVELNNNSTESLQNIVAALRAGAEYAGVPIYKCVLVAGSQSGVAAAERIGMPCVVLRSSSTSRAEFRSAAAVMDGFGGADLSISRLRRKLLS from the exons ATGGAAACCGCTACATATCCCATTTCATACGCACTCCGCCTTTGCGGCGGCGCCACCACAACCGCCAACACCACTATCACACACTCCACTAGCACTACTGCAAAACTGCCCCATCACGTCTATGCCAAGCGTTTATGTAGTAGTAATTCTCTACTCGCTTCTCCAacaatttgtcatttttacaGTTTCACCAGCAAATTCAACAAGAGGTTACAGTCTGATCGCTTCATTGGTAGTGCCTCCTTACAAGATACTCCTGAAAGTAACCCATCTCAGAAATTCGCCCTTTTGCTTGAAGTTGAAAG GGTTTTAATGGATGTTTATCGCCTAGGTAATCGGCAAGCTTTTAATGTAG CATTTAGAAAGCTGGGATTAGACTGTGCGAATTGGACTGAACCAGTTTATATGGACCTTGTAAG GAAATGTGCTGGTGATGAGGAAAGGatgttaattttgtattttaatagg ATTGGTTGGCCCACCTCAGTTGCGACAAATGAGAAGGGGACTTTTATGAAGAATGTTCTCCGAGAGAAG AAGAATGCACTGGATGATCTGGTCATGTCAAAAGCTTTTTCTTTGAGACCCGGTGTTGAAGA GTTCATTGATGATGCTTGTGCGGAAGGCGTGCCAGTGGTTATCTTGACAGCATATGGTATAAGTGGGGAAAAAGTTGCAAG ATCGATTGTTGAAAAGCTGGGAACTGATAGAATGTCAAAGACTAAGATTGTCGGGGATGACGAGGTAAAACAAAGCTTTTATGGCCAACTTGTGTTTGGAAAAGGAGTTTCTTCCAGTTTGGATGAGCAATTAGCTAACGAAGTGAGCAGAGCAG CTTCTGCTGAGAGACAGAGAATTGCTGAGGAGGTTGCTTCTATGCTGAAGCTGAAAGTTgaacttaataataattcaactGAAAG CTTGCAGAATATTGTAGCTGCATTGAGGGCAGGGGCAGAATATGCAGGAGTACCAATTTACAAGTGCGTTCTGGTTGCTGGAAGCCAATCCGGAGTGGCTGCTGCTGAGCGAATTGGCATGCCTTGTGTAGTTCTCCGGAGCAG CTCGACGTCGAGGGCTGAATTTCGTTCTGCAGCTGCTGTAATGGATGGATTTGGCGGTGCAGATTTAAGCATTTCTAGACTCCGGAGAAAATTGTTATCCTAA
- the LOC105167241 gene encoding protein LIGHT-DEPENDENT SHORT HYPOCOTYLS 4-like — protein sequence SRSIMSAASAIVSHCNSSNNGSSPTSENSIGSQKTAPSLSRYESQKRRDWNTFGQYLKNHKPPLLLSRCSGAHILEFLRYLDQFGKTKVHNISCPFFGHPHPPAPCPCPLKQAWGSLDALVGRLRAAFEENGGRPEANPFGARAVRLYLREVRDTQAKARGIAYEKKKRKKPQKQGAVLEGDEEEEEDVVKTNGGVMMAASSGARSSNSLIIPFICS from the coding sequence tcaagATCCATCATGTCTGCAGCTTCCGCCATAGTTAGTCACTGCAATTCCAGCAACAACGGCAGCAGTCCCACTTCAGAAAACAGCATTGGTAGCCAAAAAACGGCTCCCTCCCTCAGCCGCTACGAGTCCCAGAAGCGCCGTGACTGGAACACCTTTGGTCAGTACCTCAAGAACCACAAGCCACCGCTTCTACTTTCTCGTTGCAGCGGCGCACACATACTGGAATTCCTCCGCTACCTCGACCAATTCGGCAAGACCAAAGTGCATAACATCAGCTGTCCATTCTTCGGCCACCCTCATCCGCCGGCCCCCTGCCCTTGCCCGCTGAAGCAGGCGTGGGGCAGCCTGGACGCGCTAGTTGGGCGGCTGCGCGCGGCCTTTGAAGAGAACGGTGGGAGGCCGGAGGCGAACCCCTTTGGGGCACGGGCTGTGAGGTTGTATCTGAGGGAGGTGAGGGACACGCAGGCGAAGGCGAGGGGAATTGCATACGAGAAGAAAAAGCGCAAGAAACCACAGAAACAAGGAGCGGTTTTGGAAGGcgatgaggaggaggaggaggatgtTGTGAAGACAAACGGAGGAGTGATGATGGCGGCATCGTCTGGTGCCAGGAGTAGTAATTCACTCATTATTCCTTTTATCTGTTCTTAA
- the LOC105167240 gene encoding photosystem I reaction center subunit III, chloroplastic has translation MSLTIPTNLSKPISAPRFGSPLSTKSRPAPTTIVCQANSPSDHHHHSSSPSSQLKAFSAALAISSIILSAPVLPASADISGLTPCKDSKQFAKREKQEIKKLESSLKLYAPDSAPALAIKATVEKTKRRFENYGKQGLLCGSDGLPHLIVSGDQRHWGEFITPGILFLYIAGWIGWAGRSYLIAIRDDKKPTQKEIIIDVPLANRLIWRGFSWPVAAYREYLNGELIDPNV, from the exons ATGTCGCTCACAATCCCCACAAATCTCTCTAAACCCATTTCAGCACCCAGATTTGGCTCTCCCCTATCCACCAAATCAAGGCCTGCACCCACCACCATAGTATGCCAGGCAAATTCTCCCTCcgaccaccaccaccactcctcttctccttcttctcaACTCAAGGCATTTTCCGCAGCCCTTGCTATCTCCTCCATCATTTTGTCCGCCCCTGTGCTGCCAGCCTCAGCTGATATATCTGGCCTCACCCCCTGCAAAGACTCAAAGCAGTTCGCCAAGCGGGAGAAGCAGGAGATCAAGAAGCTCGAGTCTTCCCTCAAGCTCTATGCCCCCGACAGCGCTCCTGCTCTCGCCATCAAGGCCACCGTTGAGAAGACCAAGCGCAg GTTTGAGAATTATGGGAAGCAAGGGCTGTTGTGTGGATCGGACGGGTTGCCCCACTTGATAGTGAGCGGTGATCAGAGACACTGGGGTGAGTTCATCACTCCAGGGATCTTGTTCTTGTACATTGCGGGATGGATCGGGTGGGCTGGAAGGAGCTATTTGATCGCAATCAGGGACGACAAGAAGCCGACCCAGAAGGAGATTATCATCGATGTTCCATTGGCTAACAGGCTTATCTGGAGAGGCTTCAGCTGGCCGGTTGCTGCCTACAGAGAGTACTTGAATGGGGAGCTCATTGATCCCAATGTCTAA